A genomic window from Eriocheir sinensis breed Jianghai 21 unplaced genomic scaffold, ASM2467909v1 Scaffold398, whole genome shotgun sequence includes:
- the LOC126992086 gene encoding activating signal cointegrator 1 complex subunit 2 homolog encodes PLQQLKQLKKQPKLLKQQKTFQQQSKPLRQQQKQLQQQPKILQQQPKLLQQPNPLQQQQKQPQQQPKPPTKLQQKHPQQHPQPLQQQLKLIHQQPLEKQPQQQPKPLQQHTKSPQQQPRPFQQPKPLQQPKSKQPQQQPKPLQQKTIPFQQQPQKKQPQQQPKPLQQQTQPQQQSKPLQQQLQQKQPQQPKPLQQQTQPLQQPKPLQQQKQPHQQPKPLQQ; translated from the exons CCCTtacaacaactaaaacaactcaaaaaacaaccaaaactcctcaaacaacaaaaaacattccAACAACAATCAAAACCACTCCGccaacaacagaaacaactccaacaacaaccaaaaatacTTCAACAACAACCAAAACTACTCCAACAACCAAACCCACTCCAACAGCAGCAGAAACAACcccaacaacaaccaaaaccacCAACAAAACTACAACAGAAACACCCCCAACAACATCCACAACCACTTCAACAACAACTAAAACTAATCCACCAACAACCACTAGAGAAACAACcccaacaacaaccaaaaccacTCCAACAACACACAAAATCACCTCAACAGCAACCAAGACCATTCCAACAACCAAAACCACTCCAACAACCAAAATCA AAACAACCCCAGCAACAACCAAAACCactacaacaaaaaacaataccatttcaacaacaaccacaaaagAAGCAACcccaacaacaaccaaaaccactccaacaacagacacaaccccAGCAACAATCAAAACCACTCCAACAACAACTGCAGCAGAAACAACCCCAACAACCAAAACCACtccaacaacagacacaaccccTACAACAACCAAAACCActccaacaacagaaacaacctCATCAACAACCAAAACCACTCCAACAATAG